One genomic segment of Fibrobacter sp. UWB5 includes these proteins:
- the sufC gene encoding Fe-S cluster assembly ATPase SufC: MLSIKNLKASIEDGTQILKGINLEVKPGEVHAIMGPNGSGKSTLSKVIAGHPAYTVNDGSVTLDGKDLLSMEICDRANSGLFISTQYPTEIPGVNNVEFLQMALNSKRAYLGLEPLADADFKKLCEEKMAMLEMDDRYRDRGVNDGFSGGEKKRNEILQMAILDPMVSFLDETDSGLDIDALRIVAHGINQIMSPEKAVILVTHYQRLLDYIKPTYVHVLRHGKIILSGGPELALKLEEQGYDWIEEN, from the coding sequence ATGCTGTCGATCAAGAACCTGAAAGCAAGTATCGAAGACGGGACCCAGATTTTGAAGGGGATCAACCTGGAGGTCAAACCGGGCGAGGTCCATGCCATCATGGGTCCGAACGGTTCGGGCAAGAGTACGCTTTCGAAGGTGATTGCAGGCCACCCCGCCTACACGGTGAACGACGGCTCGGTGACGCTGGACGGCAAGGACCTGCTTTCGATGGAAATTTGCGATCGCGCCAATTCCGGCCTGTTCATCAGCACGCAGTACCCGACCGAGATTCCGGGTGTGAACAACGTAGAATTCCTGCAGATGGCACTCAATTCCAAGCGCGCCTACCTCGGACTCGAACCGCTCGCCGATGCCGACTTCAAGAAGCTTTGCGAAGAAAAGATGGCCATGCTCGAAATGGATGACCGTTACCGCGACCGCGGCGTAAACGACGGCTTTAGCGGTGGCGAAAAGAAGCGCAACGAAATTCTGCAGATGGCTATTTTGGACCCGATGGTATCGTTCCTCGACGAAACGGACTCGGGTCTCGACATTGACGCTCTCCGCATTGTGGCTCACGGCATCAACCAGATTATGTCGCCCGAAAAGGCCGTGATTCTGGTGACGCACTACCAGAGACTTCTGGACTACATCAAGCCGACTTACGTGCATGTGCTGCGCCACGGCAAGATTATTCTTTCGGGCGGTCCGGAACTCGCCCTCAAGCTCGAAGAACAAGGTTACGACTGGATTGAGGAAAACTAA
- a CDS encoding SufD family Fe-S cluster assembly protein, whose product MDAITRIKQLGMPRRNNELWTFFPVNKIQAPEFPSECTCDEDFANEDDFAALLPIACNARQLVKTIDDGENEMAMLKCNNDFGRTVLNIGKNAKASIEILDNKVMHEICAERFDINVAEGAELEIFFANPANDLPLTFRHFDIKQAANSTVHFANVLQDSGIGRISARVELNGEGANFDYRSLNILKGNASKHQRLTILHNAPSTVSTQFVRNILDENAYASYDGQVVVGYNCSQVNSSQLVNTILLDDGPSVSVKPVLKIYHDDVECTHGNTVGELDKDQMFYLTSRGIPADKAREMLTKAFAKELFLELPEGAAKKRLMQAL is encoded by the coding sequence ATGGACGCCATTACCCGCATTAAACAATTGGGAATGCCGCGTCGCAATAACGAATTGTGGACGTTTTTCCCGGTCAACAAGATTCAGGCTCCTGAATTCCCGAGCGAATGCACTTGCGACGAAGACTTCGCAAACGAAGACGACTTTGCCGCCCTTTTGCCGATTGCCTGCAACGCCCGCCAGTTGGTGAAGACAATTGATGACGGCGAAAACGAAATGGCGATGCTCAAGTGCAACAACGACTTCGGTCGCACGGTTTTGAACATCGGCAAGAACGCAAAGGCTAGCATCGAAATCCTTGACAACAAGGTAATGCATGAAATTTGCGCCGAACGTTTCGATATCAATGTCGCTGAAGGCGCCGAACTCGAAATCTTTTTTGCGAACCCTGCTAACGACTTGCCGTTGACCTTTAGGCATTTCGACATCAAGCAGGCCGCGAACTCTACAGTGCATTTTGCGAACGTTTTGCAAGACAGCGGCATTGGCCGCATCAGCGCCCGCGTGGAACTGAACGGCGAGGGCGCAAACTTCGATTACCGCAGTTTGAATATTCTGAAGGGAAACGCCTCTAAGCACCAGCGCCTGACGATTTTGCACAACGCTCCCAGTACGGTGAGCACGCAGTTCGTGCGCAACATTCTGGACGAAAACGCTTACGCCAGCTACGACGGCCAGGTGGTCGTGGGCTATAACTGCAGCCAGGTGAATTCGAGCCAGTTGGTGAATACGATTCTCTTGGACGACGGTCCGAGTGTTTCGGTGAAGCCGGTGCTCAAGATTTACCACGACGATGTGGAATGTACGCACGGCAATACCGTGGGCGAACTCGACAAGGATCAGATGTTCTATTTAACGAGCCGCGGAATTCCGGCCGACAAGGCCCGCGAAATGCTCACTAAGGCATTCGCGAAGGAATTGTTCCTGGAATTGCCGGAAGGCGCTGCTAAGAAACGCTTGATGCAGGCGCTTTAA
- a CDS encoding dihydrofolate reductase family protein → MNYLNLAFETSLFSVGISRPNPAVGAVVVKDGIVVGKGRTQRPGNAHAEVMALRDAGELARGAAIYVTLEPCCHYGRTPPCTKAIIDAGIKEVYFAHADPNPVVRGKSRAILEEAGIKVFEGQDACERAIVESGWDDSCSHDGCKVLSGNPAAMGEPETRAEALAEARMLFHEIERFFEAYDFYVRNKTTFVEIKSAISQEGNMGAIVGGDAKGAACNAPLKITAQGANCWNHELRAMSDAILVGAGTVLADNPSLDVRFAQGNNPVKIIWAGHHEFSVDEVASLRVFQAPVEEGKAPIVFTCVPQPALEKNLEKLKNAGEAPAAENLAVEVVALSNASFVANWHEMHANLSARGMHRLMVEPGARLADEIFKCGLWNRLDLWQSSDPAVDRALESSGADGLTYPELPTALVARESFMLGPDVLTVYEK, encoded by the coding sequence ATGAATTATTTAAATCTAGCGTTTGAGACCTCTCTGTTTTCGGTCGGCATCAGTCGGCCGAATCCTGCCGTGGGCGCCGTCGTCGTTAAAGACGGAATCGTCGTCGGCAAGGGGCGTACACAGCGCCCGGGGAATGCTCATGCCGAGGTGATGGCGCTGCGTGACGCGGGCGAACTCGCCCGCGGGGCGGCCATCTATGTAACGCTGGAACCTTGCTGCCATTATGGCCGCACGCCCCCCTGCACCAAGGCAATCATCGATGCCGGCATCAAGGAAGTCTACTTCGCGCATGCCGACCCGAATCCGGTTGTGCGCGGCAAGAGCCGTGCCATTCTCGAAGAAGCCGGAATCAAGGTTTTTGAAGGTCAGGATGCTTGCGAGCGTGCGATTGTTGAAAGTGGCTGGGATGATTCTTGCTCCCATGACGGCTGCAAGGTGCTTTCTGGCAATCCGGCTGCCATGGGGGAGCCGGAAACTCGCGCCGAGGCGCTTGCCGAAGCCCGCATGCTCTTTCACGAAATCGAGCGATTCTTTGAAGCCTACGATTTCTATGTCCGCAACAAGACAACCTTTGTCGAAATCAAGTCGGCCATTTCGCAAGAAGGCAACATGGGTGCGATTGTAGGTGGCGACGCAAAGGGTGCGGCGTGTAATGCGCCGCTCAAAATCACCGCGCAAGGTGCCAACTGCTGGAACCATGAACTTCGCGCCATGAGTGACGCGATTCTCGTAGGCGCTGGCACCGTGCTTGCCGACAACCCCTCGCTAGACGTCCGCTTTGCCCAAGGGAACAATCCCGTGAAAATCATTTGGGCGGGCCATCATGAATTTAGTGTTGATGAAGTTGCGAGCCTTCGCGTGTTCCAGGCGCCTGTAGAAGAGGGCAAGGCTCCCATTGTCTTTACATGCGTGCCGCAGCCCGCGCTTGAAAAAAATCTTGAGAAGTTAAAGAATGCGGGGGAGGCGCCGGCTGCTGAAAATCTCGCAGTTGAAGTGGTCGCTTTAAGTAACGCCTCTTTCGTTGCCAACTGGCACGAAATGCATGCGAATCTCTCCGCCCGCGGCATGCACCGCCTGATGGTGGAACCTGGCGCTCGTCTCGCTGATGAAATCTTTAAATGCGGTCTTTGGAACCGCCTTGATTTATGGCAATCTTCCGACCCCGCGGTCGACCGTGCGCTTGAATCCAGCGGCGCCGACGGCTTGACTTATCCGGAACTTCCCACAGCCCTCGTCGCCCGCGAGTCCTTCATGCTCGGGCCCGACGTGTTGACCGTGTACGAAAAGTAA
- a CDS encoding rhodanese-like domain-containing protein — MKKLMMIAVASMFIFAGCEEKKAEAAVEQAKPVEQPAQPEAKKAPAPSEVAVRAGVQSVDWDKAIEMNANGAIYVDVRNAPELNEGFAPHALNIPLNELKERIGELPKDKDLLIYCRSGRRSEAATKYLMDQGYTRVYNVIGGFLAFPKK, encoded by the coding sequence ATGAAAAAGTTAATGATGATTGCCGTGGCCTCGATGTTCATTTTCGCAGGCTGTGAAGAAAAGAAGGCCGAAGCTGCCGTTGAACAGGCCAAGCCTGTGGAACAGCCGGCCCAGCCCGAAGCCAAGAAGGCTCCGGCTCCGTCTGAAGTGGCCGTACGTGCCGGTGTGCAGTCGGTTGATTGGGACAAGGCAATCGAAATGAATGCCAATGGTGCTATTTACGTGGATGTGCGTAATGCTCCGGAATTGAACGAAGGTTTTGCACCGCATGCCTTGAACATTCCGCTGAATGAGCTCAAGGAACGTATTGGCGAACTTCCGAAGGACAAGGACTTGCTGATTTACTGCCGTTCCGGCCGTCGCAGCGAAGCCGCTACCAAGTACCTGATGGATCAGGGCTACACCCGCGTGTACAACGTGATTGGTGGCTTCCTCGCTTTCCCGAAGAAGTAA
- a CDS encoding lamin tail domain-containing protein, giving the protein MNQNAVLRLYTLLWGVVFFFFGLARAAETPDLYFTEVHHCPAEPEPEWVEVYNASGGPLAFEDYRFCNRTKNWSASQGKTRTKRDTLAAYETVIFTRDTLLLREYLGFKDVRLIQYAMGYLNNTAGSLAICKGDTVIDSVAWDKGTVTCPSGFNPQTGRAENTPGYQGRVDLYRGRSADKGEKTQTGNQAPFTFRLSTRVVRVNKTPLRVLIESDLPVTLRLLDSAGREQWKTEVPPHSNTWLNIPLNHLSGIGVAYIALASGSYEKMVGFLLRP; this is encoded by the coding sequence ATGAATCAGAATGCAGTTTTGCGTTTGTACACGCTTCTTTGGGGCGTGGTGTTTTTCTTTTTCGGCTTGGCCCGGGCAGCCGAAACTCCGGATCTCTACTTTACCGAGGTTCACCATTGCCCTGCAGAACCCGAACCGGAATGGGTCGAAGTCTACAACGCTTCGGGCGGGCCGCTCGCCTTCGAGGACTACCGCTTTTGCAACCGTACCAAGAACTGGAGCGCCTCTCAGGGCAAGACCCGGACCAAGCGCGACACCCTGGCCGCTTACGAGACCGTCATCTTCACCCGCGATACGCTCCTTTTGCGCGAATACCTCGGGTTCAAGGATGTGCGCCTCATCCAGTACGCCATGGGTTACCTGAACAATACCGCGGGCTCGCTTGCCATTTGCAAGGGCGATACCGTCATAGACAGTGTGGCCTGGGATAAAGGGACGGTCACGTGCCCTTCGGGGTTTAACCCGCAGACGGGCCGGGCCGAGAATACGCCGGGCTACCAGGGGCGGGTGGACTTGTACAGAGGCCGGTCTGCAGACAAAGGCGAGAAAACGCAAACGGGCAACCAGGCTCCATTTACATTCCGGCTATCGACGCGCGTGGTGCGGGTGAACAAGACTCCCTTGCGGGTCCTGATTGAAAGCGACTTGCCGGTGACGCTTCGGCTGCTGGATTCGGCAGGTCGCGAGCAATGGAAAACGGAGGTGCCGCCGCATTCGAATACCTGGCTGAATATCCCGCTGAATCACCTTTCGGGTATAGGCGTTGCCTATATCGCCCTCGCTTCGGGCAGCTACGAAAAGATGGTCGGATTCCTGCTGAGGCCGTAA
- a CDS encoding M23 family metallopeptidase, whose translation MNFYKTTIHFQNSSKSMTVHMPVFLFKAWPVLRIFVAIGVLLFVVQMVSTTIYDGILNHQLNERQKLDKEMSQIQGTLDYLSNTTASFFSDENRLYASFGLPTQDKGSRELGTGGSVSPNSLLLRKTSPVYERMSMLGETAQRIQGKLANNDSSFRTLNKFMDQKHYMWRFIPSISPTNGRYASAFGPRIHPVTGEVGKMHQGVDIANERWTPIYAPADGVVEVAQLSSTFGNYVTIDHGNGIKTRYGHMQLSIVHPGQYLHRYQVIGYMGNTGRSVGPHLHYEVWVRNSPVNPLAYMLPNEYTVD comes from the coding sequence GTGAATTTTTATAAGACAACCATACACTTCCAGAACTCCTCGAAGTCGATGACCGTCCACATGCCGGTGTTCCTTTTCAAGGCATGGCCCGTGCTTCGGATCTTTGTTGCGATCGGTGTATTGTTGTTTGTCGTCCAGATGGTTTCGACCACGATTTACGACGGCATCTTGAACCATCAGTTGAACGAACGCCAGAAGCTCGACAAGGAAATGTCCCAGATTCAGGGGACCCTCGACTACCTGTCGAACACCACGGCTTCTTTCTTCTCCGACGAAAACCGCCTTTATGCAAGCTTTGGACTGCCGACCCAGGACAAGGGTTCCCGTGAACTCGGTACCGGTGGTTCTGTGAGCCCCAATTCCCTTTTGCTCCGCAAGACGTCCCCGGTCTACGAACGCATGTCCATGCTCGGCGAAACCGCCCAGCGTATTCAGGGCAAGCTTGCGAACAATGACTCGTCTTTCCGTACCCTGAACAAGTTCATGGACCAGAAGCACTACATGTGGCGCTTTATTCCGTCCATTTCTCCGACTAACGGCCGCTACGCTTCGGCTTTCGGCCCCCGTATCCATCCGGTGACGGGTGAAGTCGGCAAGATGCACCAGGGTGTGGATATCGCAAACGAACGCTGGACCCCGATTTACGCCCCTGCCGATGGCGTGGTGGAAGTCGCCCAGTTGAGTTCGACCTTCGGTAACTATGTAACGATTGACCACGGAAACGGCATCAAGACACGCTACGGTCACATGCAGCTGTCTATTGTGCATCCGGGCCAGTACTTGCACCGCTACCAGGTGATTGGTTATATGGGTAATACCGGCCGCTCCGTGGGTCCGCACCTCCATTACGAGGTCTGGGTCCGCAATAGCCCGGTGAACCCGCTTGCCTATATGTTGCCCAACGAATATACCGTTGACTGA
- a CDS encoding Nif3-like dinuclear metal center hexameric protein, with the protein MQISEFSTWLDNLLEPKLFKDYCVDGLCVEASDKVSRIVTGVSFRDRLIDAAIENKADCIIVHHPNGFWQGENRVLVGKFGERMRRLMQNGISLYGFHLPLDGHMEVGNNILIANAFGLQNVEGFLREGERTIGVVGEFAVPVALDEFQALSGKVFEHGVQHALRYGKPAIKKLAVCSGSAGAPAIEEAIALGCDAFVTGEIKEAVPIACEELGFNLFSCGHHRTEIFGVRALAAKIQAELGIPATFIDIDNEV; encoded by the coding sequence ATGCAAATTTCCGAATTCTCGACATGGCTAGACAACCTGCTTGAACCCAAGCTTTTTAAGGATTACTGTGTCGACGGCCTTTGCGTCGAAGCCTCCGACAAGGTCAGCCGAATCGTCACGGGCGTCTCTTTCCGCGACCGCCTGATTGATGCCGCCATCGAAAATAAGGCCGACTGCATTATCGTCCATCATCCGAACGGATTCTGGCAGGGCGAAAACCGCGTGCTCGTGGGCAAGTTCGGCGAGCGCATGCGCCGCCTGATGCAGAACGGGATTTCGCTTTACGGCTTCCACCTGCCGCTCGACGGCCACATGGAAGTGGGGAATAACATCTTGATAGCCAACGCTTTCGGACTCCAAAATGTGGAAGGGTTCCTCCGCGAAGGCGAACGGACCATCGGAGTCGTGGGGGAGTTTGCGGTCCCCGTCGCCCTCGACGAATTCCAGGCCCTCAGCGGCAAGGTGTTCGAACATGGTGTGCAGCACGCCCTCCGTTACGGCAAGCCCGCCATTAAAAAACTCGCCGTCTGCAGCGGCTCTGCCGGCGCTCCCGCCATCGAAGAGGCTATCGCCCTCGGTTGCGACGCCTTCGTGACCGGCGAAATCAAGGAGGCGGTCCCCATCGCCTGCGAAGAACTGGGCTTCAACTTGTTCAGCTGCGGCCACCACCGTACCGAAATATTCGGCGTGCGAGCCCTGGCTGCCAAAATCCAGGCCGAACTGGGTATCCCGGCTACCTTTATCGATATCGATAATGAAGTGTAA
- the hrpA gene encoding ATP-dependent RNA helicase HrpA has product MSLKIDYPELPVVEHREEFFEMLEKHQVVIVKADTGSGKSTQLPKFLLEWFANSSEKTQSFKIGVTEPRRLAAISIADRLREELKDETLVSTKIRFWEQGQSDAPIKVMTDGILLQEFRRDRLFRQYSAVVIDEAHERSLNIDILLGIFKTVLQARPEFKLIVASATLDAKLFEEFYDNSCVLEAEGRMYPVDIEYFFDGSAAERAALDISGKGDSGLLDEARDAILDLESRHRDHLLCFLPTERDIQDLAGELAHELDSATFDVLPLFGRMSPEEQRRIFKNSGKTRVVLATNIAETSLTIPGIAYVVDTGMARISRYNAQSRIQGLPVEEISKASARQRTGRAGRVKPGVCIRLYSPEEFEKRDEFTEPEIRRSNLANVVLQLRSLGLELENFPFLQSPPHSAFRGAYKTLFELGALTADNSSGHVTKLGREMTRLPMDVALSAVLLRAREAGVLQPALIVCSALSIQDPRVVPGEEPERTRIRQLHRKFAGHKSDFLTFISMWNAFCAEWDGKSWNKLRKFCDKFSMHFLRCREWIDLYEQFGRILDVKFDKRECPLESFHADNLHIALLSGFLGGVARRDIENGCYRLVSGRETHVFPGSDLYGKSVEWLFSAEVRETSRIFLNKGAEIKPEWIMQVAEPFCTRRWFMPTWNQERGFVEAVEEVSFRGLVISRGHRVDYARVNPDECAEIFWREAVVLGQMARPFAFMTHNERVVEDLHGLEARKRQFGLAPSEDALVDYYVRIAPRVNSIKTLKDYIREHTDQFLKFDAKFWLDQNESGVSYTDSGFSNRAFDALAKGDKKKGPKPQEPQLGGSLEQFRIECLDGSSRMVVGEMVFDATKEYDGITLDLPYDLIPQVTPAKLALSIHQWREWMIESIVREMPKAAKKQLENRRTFIDDAFCDRLKATPHKSPMVSLYEVFAGIKQLDCDIPTVTPEKENHLRLHAKIFKTGFPEKFACEINPEWGSFNLFAAVRPIVVTFGIDFALGDMRFGWRLGESALMTPAESAFWQNFRKRVEGRANSSVDATAPETSEAAAQALIADRLNLLETGGLYSDGFKTALKAWALKSLVADHLDANRCVRFTGLEFSRGKKINDFKNLAATSRSEDDEVRLALVRATYESALLGAEVFVKYWDILREFSVAMRQGGDHARDAIAALTAGHKFIVKIIELYSPDGPENTLFERISVLAGALASQISALASQIGAPEGQNSRISVVTPQSADRPDLSVKALREKFRPFLKARFMKDHELKNARDLLSKMERLSQDEPEYPELYLQACAMLEGFEVLKFKRKGDDSEDVIEVDALAKLKGRFGRL; this is encoded by the coding sequence ATGAGTCTAAAAATCGACTACCCAGAGCTTCCCGTCGTTGAACATCGGGAAGAATTTTTTGAGATGCTCGAAAAGCATCAGGTGGTGATTGTCAAGGCAGACACCGGTTCCGGAAAGTCGACGCAGCTCCCGAAATTTCTTTTAGAGTGGTTCGCAAACTCGAGTGAGAAGACGCAATCATTCAAAATCGGCGTCACGGAGCCGAGGCGCTTGGCCGCAATCTCCATTGCGGACCGCCTGCGTGAAGAACTGAAAGACGAAACGCTCGTCAGCACCAAGATTCGTTTCTGGGAACAAGGCCAGAGCGATGCCCCCATCAAGGTCATGACCGATGGTATCCTGCTGCAGGAATTCCGCCGCGACAGGCTTTTTCGCCAGTATTCGGCGGTCGTGATTGACGAAGCCCACGAACGCTCGCTGAATATCGATATCTTGCTTGGCATTTTCAAGACGGTTTTGCAGGCCCGCCCCGAGTTCAAGCTGATTGTGGCCTCGGCAACGCTGGATGCCAAGCTCTTCGAAGAATTTTATGACAACAGTTGCGTGCTCGAAGCCGAGGGCCGCATGTACCCGGTCGACATTGAGTATTTCTTTGACGGCAGTGCGGCAGAGCGGGCGGCGCTCGATATTAGCGGAAAGGGTGATTCCGGCTTGCTGGACGAAGCCCGCGACGCAATTCTCGATTTGGAATCCCGCCACCGCGACCATTTGCTTTGCTTTTTGCCGACCGAGCGCGACATTCAGGATTTAGCGGGGGAGTTGGCCCACGAACTGGACAGCGCGACTTTCGACGTGCTCCCGCTTTTCGGGCGCATGAGTCCCGAAGAACAACGCCGCATTTTCAAGAATTCGGGCAAGACTCGCGTGGTGCTTGCCACGAACATTGCCGAAACTTCACTCACGATTCCGGGAATTGCCTACGTGGTCGATACGGGCATGGCCCGCATCTCGCGATACAATGCCCAGTCGAGAATCCAGGGGCTCCCGGTCGAAGAAATTTCGAAGGCGAGTGCCCGGCAGCGCACAGGGCGCGCGGGGCGCGTCAAGCCTGGCGTCTGTATTCGACTTTATTCGCCTGAAGAATTCGAGAAGCGTGACGAGTTTACGGAGCCGGAAATCCGGCGCAGTAATCTCGCGAACGTCGTTTTGCAACTCAGAAGCCTCGGGCTTGAACTGGAAAACTTCCCGTTCTTGCAATCGCCGCCGCATTCGGCATTCCGCGGCGCGTACAAGACGCTTTTCGAACTCGGCGCGTTGACTGCGGACAATTCCAGCGGTCATGTGACTAAGCTTGGCCGCGAAATGACGCGGCTCCCCATGGACGTGGCGCTTTCGGCTGTGCTTTTGCGGGCCCGAGAAGCGGGCGTCTTGCAGCCGGCGCTCATCGTCTGCTCGGCCTTAAGCATTCAGGACCCACGCGTTGTCCCTGGCGAAGAGCCGGAACGCACCCGAATCCGCCAGCTGCACCGCAAGTTTGCGGGGCACAAGAGCGATTTTTTGACTTTTATAAGCATGTGGAATGCCTTCTGCGCCGAATGGGATGGCAAATCCTGGAACAAGCTCCGCAAATTCTGCGACAAGTTCAGCATGCATTTCTTGCGTTGCCGCGAATGGATTGATTTGTATGAGCAATTCGGTCGCATCCTCGATGTCAAGTTCGACAAGCGCGAATGCCCGCTTGAAAGTTTCCATGCCGACAACTTGCACATCGCACTCCTTTCCGGATTCCTGGGGGGCGTTGCCCGCCGCGACATCGAAAACGGTTGCTACCGTCTGGTAAGCGGGCGAGAGACTCATGTGTTCCCGGGCAGTGACCTTTACGGCAAGAGCGTAGAATGGCTCTTTAGCGCTGAAGTTCGCGAAACGAGTCGCATATTCCTGAACAAGGGCGCCGAAATCAAGCCCGAATGGATCATGCAGGTGGCAGAACCGTTCTGCACCCGCCGCTGGTTCATGCCGACCTGGAATCAGGAACGCGGATTCGTGGAAGCCGTCGAAGAAGTAAGTTTCAGGGGCCTCGTGATCAGTCGCGGCCACCGAGTGGATTACGCCCGCGTAAATCCGGACGAATGTGCCGAAATATTCTGGCGCGAGGCTGTGGTGCTCGGGCAAATGGCACGCCCGTTTGCCTTCATGACCCACAACGAGCGCGTGGTCGAAGACTTGCACGGGCTCGAAGCCCGCAAACGCCAATTCGGGCTCGCCCCCAGCGAAGACGCCTTGGTCGATTACTACGTGCGCATTGCCCCGCGGGTCAATTCCATCAAGACGCTCAAGGACTACATCCGCGAACATACCGACCAGTTCCTGAAATTCGACGCCAAATTCTGGCTAGATCAGAACGAATCGGGTGTCAGCTATACAGATTCGGGCTTCAGCAATCGCGCCTTTGATGCCTTGGCGAAGGGCGACAAGAAAAAGGGTCCCAAGCCGCAGGAACCGCAGCTCGGCGGTTCCCTCGAACAGTTCCGAATCGAATGTCTCGACGGGTCCAGCCGCATGGTCGTGGGCGAGATGGTTTTTGATGCTACCAAGGAATACGATGGCATTACGCTGGACTTGCCTTATGACTTGATTCCGCAGGTGACGCCTGCAAAACTCGCGCTTTCCATTCACCAGTGGCGCGAATGGATGATTGAATCTATCGTGCGCGAAATGCCCAAGGCCGCCAAAAAGCAGCTCGAAAATCGCCGGACTTTCATTGATGACGCTTTCTGTGATCGCCTTAAAGCGACCCCGCACAAGTCGCCCATGGTCTCGCTGTACGAAGTCTTTGCCGGAATCAAGCAGCTGGATTGCGACATTCCGACCGTGACGCCCGAAAAGGAAAACCACCTGCGCCTGCATGCCAAGATTTTCAAGACCGGCTTCCCGGAAAAGTTTGCCTGCGAAATCAACCCCGAATGGGGGAGTTTCAATTTGTTTGCTGCGGTCCGCCCGATTGTGGTGACCTTTGGCATCGATTTTGCGCTGGGCGACATGCGCTTTGGCTGGCGCCTCGGCGAATCGGCCCTCATGACTCCGGCAGAATCCGCCTTCTGGCAGAACTTCCGCAAGCGGGTAGAAGGTCGCGCAAATTCCTCGGTCGACGCAACCGCGCCCGAAACGTCCGAAGCTGCCGCGCAGGCCCTCATTGCCGACCGCCTGAATCTGCTCGAAACCGGCGGCCTCTATTCCGACGGATTCAAGACGGCGCTCAAAGCTTGGGCTCTCAAATCACTCGTCGCCGACCATCTGGATGCGAACCGCTGCGTACGCTTTACCGGCCTGGAATTTTCCCGCGGCAAGAAAATCAACGATTTCAAGAATCTCGCGGCGACCTCGCGCAGCGAAGATGACGAAGTTCGCCTCGCCCTGGTGCGTGCCACGTACGAGTCGGCGCTTCTCGGTGCCGAGGTGTTCGTAAAGTATTGGGACATCCTTCGCGAATTCTCGGTTGCCATGCGCCAGGGCGGTGACCACGCCCGCGACGCCATCGCCGCATTGACCGCTGGTCATAAGTTCATCGTCAAAATCATCGAGCTTTATTCGCCTGATGGCCCCGAAAACACGCTTTTCGAGCGAATTTCCGTCCTCGCCGGCGCACTTGCCTCGCAAATTAGTGCGCTTGCCTCGCAAATCGGTGCTCCAGAAGGCCAGAACAGCCGTATTTCCGTCGTCACGCCTCAGTCCGCGGACCGCCCAGACCTTTCGGTCAAGGCCCTCCGCGAAAAGTTCCGGCCCTTCCTCAAGGCCCGCTTCATGAAGGACCACGAGCTCAAAAACGCCCGCGACCTGCTTTCCAAGATGGAACGCCTTTCGCAAGACGAGCCCGAATACCCGGAACTCTACCTGCAGGCCTGTGCCATGCTCGAAGGTTTCGAAGTGCTCAAGTTCAAGCGCAAGGGCGACGATTCCGAAGACGTAATCGAAGTCGATGCCCTCGCCAAACTCAAGGGCCGTTTCGGACGACTCTAG